The Chitinophagales bacterium sequence GCTTCAGCTCTGTAAAGATAAGCTTCTGCAATTGTGGAATCTTGTTCTATAACGGTGTTCAATCTGCTCAGTGCCTTGTCTAATTGCCCCGAAATTATTCCGTATCTCCCAAGTATTAAGTTGGCATCTACGTTTTCAGGATCATCATCCAGCACTTCAAGCAGCAGAGTAACACCCTGCATCACCTGATTGGTTCCATCCATATAGGCCGATGCAACCCGCACCTTCGTATCAATGTTGTCCGGGTCAACTTCCAAAGCCTTATTATAAGCCTTTATAGCAGCATTGCTGATATAAAGCCGGGCACCAGGGTTTTGTTCTTCTACAAATGAAATTCGAATCAGCCGATCACCCGTTTTTTTAAGTTCATCAGGATCGGAACTCCACTCAATCTTTTTCTTTTCGTATTTAGCAGCCAATGCCGCCAATTTATTCCGGTAGCAAAAGTCGGTGATCTTTTCCAAATGTTCCAACTTCTCTTCAGCTCCGGCAGCACTTTCCAATTGATTGTCTAAAAGATTGAGACTGTCCTGAAGCAGTACTTCCAGTGCTTCCTTTTTTCCGGAAAAATAAGTTCCGGCATCAAAGGTGTCTTCAGAAGCTACTTTTTCTTCCTTTTCTTCTTTAGTCTCTTCTTTTACTTTAAGCGGCTTAACGGGCAACAGGTAAATGCCTATTGCCACTGCAATACTGACTACCACCAATAATAGACGGCTTTTAGACACTATTGATCAGCTTTCAGATTCTTTTTCACGGCATCTACAAAAACTTTTGCAGGCTTAAAACTTGGAATATAGTGTGCAGGTATATCAATGGCCACATTTTTCTTGATATTTCTACCTACTTTTGCAGCTCTACGCTTTATAATAAAAGAACCAAAGCCGCGAATATAAATGTTTTCACCCTTCTTTAGATTGTCTTTAATTTCTTTGAAGAATGCTTCTAAAGTGACTAAAACATCTACCTTTGCAATTCCTGTTTTCTCAGAAATATCCGCAATCAAATCCGCTTTTCTCATAAAATCTCGTTTTTATATATTAATAATAGTGTTATGCGTATTTACAGGAAGCACAAAGATGAACATTTTTTTTTAAAGAAAAAACAAACTGCTTTGTTTTAAGGATGCGAAAAGCTGATTTTACAACACTTTTACTTCAAAACTACGATCCAAAACAAAGGCCAATGCCCTGGAAAGGGATTTCCGATCCCTACTTGATTTGGCTCTCAGAAGTCATTTTGCAACAAACCCGCGTAGATCAGGGCTGGAACTATTTTCTCAAATTCAAAAAACAGTATCCGCACATATCTGATCTGGCAAATGCCAAAGAAGATGACGTGTTGAAATTATGGGAAGGCCTGGGTTACTATTCCAGAGCAAGAAACTTACTGGCTGCTGCACGATATGTTGAGCATGAGCTGAATGGCGTTTTCCCTGATAATTACACAGATATTTTAAAGTTAAAAGGCGTGGGGCCATACACCGCTGCGGCTATTGCTTCATTTGCTTTTGGCGAACGCAAAGCAGTATTGGATGGCAATGTCTACAGGGTTTTGTCGCGTTGCTTTGGTATTTCTACAGCAATTGACAGTACAAAAGGGAAAAAGGAATTTGAAAAACTTTCGGATGAATTGATAGATGCAAAAAAACCAGCACTCTATAACCAAGCCATTATGGATTTTGGAGCTGAAATATGCTTGCCAAAAAACCCACGATGCAGCGATTGTCCGTTGCAAAACGAATGCTATGCTTATAATGCTGATGAAATAGCACAGTTTCCTGTAAAATTGAAAAAGCTCAAAAAGCGCACCCGTCATTTCAATTATTTCATGTTTACCGACCAAAAAGGAAACACATTGATCAGAAGACGCGGCAAAGGCGATATCTGGCAAGGGCTTTACGAGTTGCCCTGTGTAGAAGCAGAAGCATTTCTAAGCAAAAATGCAGTGAAGAAAAATGGAATTCCGGGTTTATGGGAAAATCATGGGGTTACTTTTGAGCTCAATAAAATAGCAGAGCGTACACATATATTGACGCATCAAAAAATTAAGGCTGTGCTTTTTGAGTTAAAAATTTTTAAATTGCCTCCTATTAATGAATTTCAGGAGATAAGTATCAATAAATTGAATAATTTTGCTTTTCCGCGTTTGATAAATTTGTTATTGGGAAATTAATTATTATATTCCCGTATATAATGATCAAAAACAAAAAATTATGAGAGGAGTAAACAAAGTAATACTGGTAGGAAATCTGGGCAAAGACCCCGAATTGAAAAAATTAGATTCCGGCACTTCACTTACCCGTTTCCCGATGGCCACAAGCGAATCTTATATTGATAAGGAAGGCAATAAAATCGACCTCACTGAATGGCATAATGTAGTCTTGTGGAGAGGCTTGGCCGATGTAGCCGAAAAATACCTGAAAAAAGGCAGCAAAGTATATATTGAGGGCAAATTAAAAACCCGAAATTATCAAGATGCTGATAACAATACCCGCTATACAACTGAAGTAGTTGCCGATCAAATGGTAATGCTCGACAGTAAAGGAGATAATAGCGGAAGTTCTGAAACCTCTTATCAGCCGCGCGAAGCAGCTGCAAAACCCAAAGCGGAATCTGCGCCAGCTGAGAGCAGCTCAGGAGACCAACAAAACTATGAAGATGATTTGCCCTTTTAATTATTCTTTAACGAACCATTAGTTTCTTGGATACGCAGCCTCCGGACGCCCCTTCCGCATACATTAATGAAATAATCTTCTCGACTGTTTTAGCCGAAGGAGTTACAGGTGATTTATTACTGTATATCGTAGCAATACTGATTTTGCTGACGGCATCTGCATTGATATCCGGTTCCGAAGTGGCTTATTTTTCATTAACAGCCAATGAGTTGAAACAACTCAAACAAGATTCAACGGCCTCAGCTCATAAAGCGCTTGAAATGTTGTTGAAACCGCGCTATCTCCTTGCCACTATCCTCATTGGAAATAACCTGGTGAATGTTGCTATCATTGTTATCTCCTATTTCATTTTTAATACTTTGCTGATCATTGAAAATGAAATATTGCAATTGCTGGTCAATCTTGTGGGCGTGACATTTGTTATGGTAGTGTATGGAGAAGTCACTCCTAAGATATACGCTACTCGCTTTAATCTGAAACTGGCAAAATTTATGGCTTTTCCGCTTTATTTTATGCGTTCTGTATTTAAATATCCCATAGGTTTTTTATTGGTGCGCTTTTCGAGCTTTATTGAAAAGAAAATCAATCATAAGAACAGTGGAGAAATTGACAAAGATGAGTTGGAAAAAGCCATTGATCTTGCCACAGGTGCCAAAGCCGATGCCAAGGAAATAGATATGCTCAAAGGGATTGTGAAATTTGGCAATATTAATGTTCGGCAGATTATGCACGCAAGGGTAAATGTTTTTGCACTGGATATTTCTACT is a genomic window containing:
- a CDS encoding tetratricopeptide repeat protein, with product MSKSRLLLVVVSIAVAIGIYLLPVKPLKVKEETKEEKEEKVASEDTFDAGTYFSGKKEALEVLLQDSLNLLDNQLESAAGAEEKLEHLEKITDFCYRNKLAALAAKYEKKKIEWSSDPDELKKTGDRLIRISFVEEQNPGARLYISNAAIKAYNKALEVDPDNIDTKVRVASAYMDGTNQVMQGVTLLLEVLDDDPENVDANLILGRYGIISGQLDKALSRLNTVIEQDSTIAEAYLYRAEALNGLGRTEEAIADFERCKKLLDNPQLEREIDIFIKELKNN
- a CDS encoding HU family DNA-binding protein — encoded protein: MRKADLIADISEKTGIAKVDVLVTLEAFFKEIKDNLKKGENIYIRGFGSFIIKRRAAKVGRNIKKNVAIDIPAHYIPSFKPAKVFVDAVKKNLKADQ
- the mutY gene encoding A/G-specific adenine glycosylase, with the protein product MRKADFTTLLLQNYDPKQRPMPWKGISDPYLIWLSEVILQQTRVDQGWNYFLKFKKQYPHISDLANAKEDDVLKLWEGLGYYSRARNLLAAARYVEHELNGVFPDNYTDILKLKGVGPYTAAAIASFAFGERKAVLDGNVYRVLSRCFGISTAIDSTKGKKEFEKLSDELIDAKKPALYNQAIMDFGAEICLPKNPRCSDCPLQNECYAYNADEIAQFPVKLKKLKKRTRHFNYFMFTDQKGNTLIRRRGKGDIWQGLYELPCVEAEAFLSKNAVKKNGIPGLWENHGVTFELNKIAERTHILTHQKIKAVLFELKIFKLPPINEFQEISINKLNNFAFPRLINLLLGN
- a CDS encoding single-stranded DNA-binding protein; its protein translation is MRGVNKVILVGNLGKDPELKKLDSGTSLTRFPMATSESYIDKEGNKIDLTEWHNVVLWRGLADVAEKYLKKGSKVYIEGKLKTRNYQDADNNTRYTTEVVADQMVMLDSKGDNSGSSETSYQPREAAAKPKAESAPAESSSGDQQNYEDDLPF
- the gldE gene encoding gliding motility-associated protein GldE, producing MDTQPPDAPSAYINEIIFSTVLAEGVTGDLLLYIVAILILLTASALISGSEVAYFSLTANELKQLKQDSTASAHKALEMLLKPRYLLATILIGNNLVNVAIIVISYFIFNTLLIIENEILQLLVNLVGVTFVMVVYGEVTPKIYATRFNLKLAKFMAFPLYFMRSVFKYPIGFLLVRFSSFIEKKINHKNSGEIDKDELEKAIDLATGAKADAKEIDMLKGIVKFGNINVRQIMHARVNVFALDISTPYSELLREVEQAGFSRIPVFEDSIDKIVGVLYVKDLLDHLEEPENFEWQKLLRPPFFVPESKKINDLLREIQENGVHLAVVVDEYGGTEGIITLEDIVEEITGEIKDEYDEANEIDYVKIDNFNYEFEGKTLLNDIIKVLKLRDDVFDNKKGESESLAGLILEIAGRIPKAGESIHSDTFKFTVLSVQNNRIERVKITLHSEPK